One stretch of Arachis hypogaea cultivar Tifrunner chromosome 20, arahy.Tifrunner.gnm2.J5K5, whole genome shotgun sequence DNA includes these proteins:
- the LOC112785794 gene encoding uncharacterized protein has product MNAPEFPEFFNADLVVVTDGEFVIGMEFSSRETVIVAIKDYIIRRGVNYQVCESEPITFYAKCVQYGTNCDWLIRASLIKRKFCWVIRRYNGSHICSRTTISQDHAKINSDMIVEVIKPVVEVDPSLMVKSVIAEVQSKFNYMISYRKAWLATQKAIANIFGGWEASYEALPSWFEAMVQKDPSTAIEIETAPAYQGDEVVQDIRILTRVFWSFYPCIRAFRSWKAIIQIDGTHLYGKYKGALLVAVSQDGNGNIVPLAFAVVEGETSDAWHFFLTNLHTYVVTRDGIGLISDRHDSITSAIARSNGSWDPPRAIRMFCVWHIASNFLRNFKAPYLQKLIVNMGYCRTMREFNVQYARLCERGQAYTQWLDRIPRQQYALAFDNGYR; this is encoded by the exons ATGAATGCACCAGAATTTCCTGAATTTTTCAATGCAG ACCTTGTTGTTGTTACAGATGGTGAATTTGTTATCGGCATGGAGTTTAGTTCTAGAGAAACTGTGATTGTAGCAATTAAAGATTATATCATTCGTCGGGGTGTGAATTATCAAGTGTGTGAATCTGAGCCAATCACATTTTATGCTAAGTGTGTACAATATGGAACAAATTGCGATTGGCTTATCAGGGCTAGTCTTATTAAGAGAAAATTTTGTTGGGTTATAAGGCGGTACAATGGTAGTCACATATGCTCCAGAACAACAATCTCTCAAGATCATGCCAAGATAAACTCAGACATGATTGTAGAGGTTATAAAGCCAGTGGTTGAAGTTGATCCATCTTTAATGGTGAAATCTGTGATTGCTGAAGTGCAATCGAAATTCAATTATATGATAAGTTACCGCAAAGCATGGCTGGCTACGCAAAAGGCAATTGCAAATATTTTTGGTGGTTGGGAAGCTTCTTATGAAGCTTTGCCCTCGTGGTTTGAAGCAATGGTACAAAAAGATCCATCAACTGCAATCGAGATCGAAACTGCACCAGCTTACCAAGGGGATGAGGTGGTCCAGGATATTAGGATACTGACACGGGTATTTTGGAGCTTTTACCCTTGCATTAGAGCATTTAGGAGCTGGAAAGCAATCATCCAAATAGATGGCACACATCTGTATGGCAAATACAAAGGAGCTCTCTTAGTTGCAGTTTCTCAGGATGGCAATGGCAATATTGTGCCTCTTGCATTTGCCGTTGTTGAGGGTGAGACTTCTGATGCATGGCACTTCTTTCTTACTAATTTGCACACATATGTGGTGACGCGGGATGGTATTGGGCTTATCTCTGATCGACACGACTCTATTACCTCAGCAATAGCACGTAGTAACGGATCATGGGATCCTCCTAGAGCTATCCGCATGTTTTGTGTTTGGCACATAGCATCCAACTTCTTAAGGAATTTCAAGGCACCGTATTTACAGAAGTTGATTGTAAATATGG GTTATTGTAGGACCATGCGTGAATTTAATGTGCAGTATGCAAGATTATGTGAGCGTGGTCAGGCTTACACTCAGTGGCTCGATCGGATCCCACGTCAGCAATATGCTTTGGCGTTCGACAATGGATATCGCTAG